In Natronospira bacteriovora, a single window of DNA contains:
- the cheB gene encoding chemotaxis-specific protein-glutamate methyltransferase CheB — protein MGQTAERIRSKGEGVTRVLVVDDSALMRRQLMRMFDAEPDMEVVMARDGADALERVRDFRPHVVTLDIHMPVMDGLECLSRIMTEMPTPVVMVSSLTEQGALATLEAMELGAVDYIQKPGGTVTVDMERVRRELIEKVRAAATARIGGVSDTEIDPAEPVAVTSPRRAETMPVSREGVVLIGVSTGGPRTLESILPELPADFPWPVLVAQHMPSSFTGVFAKRMNERCQLTVTEVDKLTDIRPGGVYIARGDADMVMTNRNGVLKAMPVPSDESGFWHPSVNRLVKSAIEQLPSASIAGVLLTGMGDDGAESMAELYHGGGFTIAESEATAVVWGMPKALIDRGAADMVIPSNLVAQQLLRHLRQVGQNAETA, from the coding sequence ATGGGGCAGACAGCCGAGCGGATCAGATCAAAGGGAGAGGGCGTTACCCGTGTTCTGGTGGTGGACGATTCCGCCCTCATGCGCAGGCAGTTGATGCGTATGTTCGATGCCGAACCGGACATGGAAGTGGTTATGGCGCGGGACGGTGCGGATGCCCTGGAACGTGTTCGTGACTTTCGCCCACACGTGGTGACTCTCGATATTCATATGCCGGTAATGGACGGCCTTGAATGCCTCAGCCGAATCATGACCGAGATGCCTACGCCGGTGGTGATGGTTTCCTCCCTGACGGAACAGGGGGCGCTGGCAACGCTGGAGGCCATGGAGCTGGGGGCGGTGGATTATATCCAGAAGCCTGGCGGCACGGTAACGGTGGATATGGAGCGGGTTCGTCGTGAATTGATCGAGAAGGTGCGCGCCGCCGCCACGGCGAGAATCGGCGGTGTTTCCGATACCGAGATCGATCCCGCAGAGCCAGTGGCGGTTACCAGCCCAAGGCGTGCGGAAACAATGCCGGTAAGTCGTGAGGGAGTGGTTCTCATCGGCGTGTCGACCGGAGGCCCGCGTACATTGGAAAGCATCCTCCCCGAGCTGCCCGCGGACTTTCCCTGGCCTGTGCTGGTAGCGCAGCACATGCCTTCCAGCTTTACCGGTGTGTTCGCCAAACGCATGAACGAGCGCTGTCAACTGACCGTTACAGAGGTGGACAAGTTGACCGATATTCGGCCGGGCGGTGTCTATATTGCCCGAGGCGATGCCGACATGGTCATGACCAACCGCAATGGCGTACTCAAGGCCATGCCTGTCCCGAGCGACGAAAGCGGCTTCTGGCATCCATCGGTCAATCGCCTGGTGAAGTCGGCGATCGAACAGCTTCCCTCAGCCTCGATTGCCGGCGTGCTGCTTACCGGAATGGGCGACGATGGTGCCGAGTCGATGGCTGAGCTGTACCACGGTGGCGGGTTCACCATTGCGGAATCCGAGGCCACGGCTGTGGTATGGGGCATGCCCAAGGCGTTGATCGACAGGGGCGCGGCCGACATGGTCATTCCGTCAAACCTGGTTGCCCAGCAGCTCCTTCGCCACCTGCGTCAGGTTGGCCAGAACGCGGAGACGGCCTGA
- a CDS encoding CheR family methyltransferase: MNDVSMAMSDKDFEAFRALFLETLGLYFEDHRRYLVEKRVASRMKQLRLSDHRRYLAVLQSSTSTEEFEALTNAITVNETYFNREYYQLQCMTRSLLPEIVVNRRRRKVPDSEPLRIWSIPCSTGEEPYSVAMELLDAWPAVDDYIVEIHASDVDTDALRRAKEGVYGERALRMLPAARRECYLRPEGPGQYRICEAIRRSVSFSKINLNSDDWMARLPPMDVILCRNLLIYFNDESRREAAGRLFKALRPGGFVCLGHSESMHRMNADFLYRRFPEAIVYQRPVGTRGPGQDGSVSDMEDLACG; this comes from the coding sequence ATGAACGATGTCTCCATGGCGATGAGTGACAAGGATTTCGAAGCGTTCCGTGCTCTCTTTCTCGAGACCCTGGGTCTCTACTTTGAAGATCATCGTCGTTATCTGGTGGAGAAGCGGGTCGCCAGCAGAATGAAACAACTCCGATTGTCCGACCATCGGCGTTATCTCGCTGTACTTCAGTCATCCACGAGTACCGAGGAGTTCGAGGCGTTGACCAATGCCATCACGGTCAACGAGACCTATTTCAACCGCGAGTACTATCAACTCCAGTGCATGACGCGCAGTCTCCTGCCTGAGATTGTGGTAAACCGCCGTCGCCGGAAGGTGCCCGACAGCGAGCCATTGCGTATCTGGTCCATCCCCTGCTCCACCGGCGAGGAGCCTTACTCAGTGGCCATGGAGCTCCTTGATGCCTGGCCTGCGGTGGATGACTACATTGTGGAAATTCATGCCTCGGATGTGGACACCGATGCGCTGCGTCGAGCAAAGGAAGGGGTCTACGGTGAGCGCGCCCTGAGGATGCTTCCGGCAGCCCGACGGGAATGTTACCTGCGCCCCGAGGGGCCGGGACAGTATCGCATCTGTGAAGCCATTCGGCGTTCGGTCAGTTTCAGCAAGATCAATCTGAACAGTGATGACTGGATGGCACGTCTGCCTCCGATGGATGTGATTCTCTGTCGCAATCTCCTGATCTATTTCAATGATGAAAGCCGACGGGAAGCTGCCGGGCGACTTTTCAAGGCGCTCAGGCCCGGTGGATTCGTTTGCCTGGGCCATTCGGAATCCATGCACCGCATGAATGCAGATTTTCTGTATCGCCGCTTCCCGGAAGCCATTGTGTATCAGCGTCCCGTGGGAACCCGTGGCCCTGGCCAGGATGGTTCCGTTTCGGACATGGAAGATCTGGCCTGCGGCTGA
- a CDS encoding methyl-accepting chemotaxis protein — MALVKTGEVKQDAGAAPPPPADGFDPDADRSRADAVRRRARNTARRQQTAERIAAAATQLSSSVSQSVAASEELGRSMEQVSTGAEEAASAAQETLQAVASSAAAVRQQRDNSRSAIKRLDAMKDEVEAANRLIEGMVAGVRKGVARQEEAVKQVNAMADSAREVGEIVRAVTRIADQTNLLALNAAVEAASAGEHGKGFAVVADEVRALAETAQSSADRIQTHVTSIGEQVEALVEKIQQAAQAGADDRKAGDAAIEQLERTRKSMDEMLQGAREILETAEQSAEVSDRVQQEMEKVASASEQQSSACEEAARMVTQQNRALAECQESAQHLAQVAEEVKGNTDGTGRGADLASSAEQLAASVEEIQRASEQIGTAIEQIEQGARLQSQGASATSAQVEQLLGGARQASERADALVEQGDRILELLKENREKVEGMLKRIAENGEESLAFHQDVAGVEGVCGDIERVMKSIETVNIKTSMLAVSGGIEAARAGEFGDGFVVVANDIRNLSHDAAENAEQVGEVVGNARGQVDASQHLFDTLARDFSGDAERYQEIIESIELVEKRISGVVTGNRESAQASHEIRNAVEEAKTAVEQIASAATQADQSSSEAAAAARQQGQGARELARAAEEIAGLADELQAL; from the coding sequence ATGGCATTGGTCAAGACAGGTGAAGTCAAGCAGGACGCCGGGGCGGCCCCGCCGCCGCCCGCAGACGGGTTCGATCCGGACGCTGATCGGAGTCGTGCCGATGCGGTTCGACGCCGGGCACGCAATACCGCACGCCGGCAGCAGACCGCTGAGCGAATTGCGGCGGCCGCAACGCAGTTGTCCAGCTCCGTAAGTCAGTCGGTGGCCGCATCGGAAGAACTGGGGCGTTCCATGGAGCAGGTGTCCACCGGTGCCGAAGAAGCGGCTTCCGCCGCCCAGGAAACCCTTCAGGCGGTTGCCAGCTCGGCGGCAGCGGTACGACAGCAGCGGGATAACAGTCGCAGTGCCATCAAGCGCCTGGATGCCATGAAGGACGAGGTGGAAGCTGCCAATCGCCTGATTGAAGGCATGGTGGCGGGGGTGCGCAAGGGGGTGGCCCGGCAGGAAGAGGCGGTCAAGCAGGTCAATGCCATGGCTGACTCCGCCCGGGAAGTGGGTGAGATCGTTCGTGCGGTCACCCGTATTGCTGATCAGACCAATCTGCTGGCGCTGAATGCTGCCGTGGAAGCGGCCAGTGCCGGTGAGCATGGCAAGGGATTTGCCGTGGTGGCGGATGAAGTGCGTGCATTGGCCGAGACAGCCCAGTCCAGTGCCGACCGGATCCAGACCCATGTGACGTCAATCGGTGAGCAGGTTGAGGCGCTGGTGGAAAAGATCCAGCAGGCGGCTCAGGCCGGTGCGGATGACCGCAAGGCGGGGGATGCCGCCATTGAGCAGCTGGAGCGCACCCGCAAGAGCATGGATGAAATGCTGCAGGGTGCAAGGGAGATTCTGGAAACCGCCGAGCAGTCAGCGGAAGTGTCGGACCGTGTGCAGCAGGAGATGGAGAAAGTGGCGTCGGCATCCGAACAGCAGTCCTCCGCTTGCGAGGAAGCCGCCCGCATGGTGACCCAGCAGAACCGGGCGCTGGCGGAATGTCAGGAATCGGCCCAGCACCTTGCCCAGGTTGCCGAGGAGGTGAAGGGGAATACCGATGGCACCGGGCGTGGCGCCGATCTGGCCTCTTCGGCGGAACAGCTGGCGGCCTCTGTGGAAGAAATCCAGCGGGCCTCGGAGCAGATTGGAACGGCGATTGAACAGATCGAGCAGGGGGCACGGCTGCAGAGCCAGGGAGCATCGGCCACCAGTGCGCAGGTGGAGCAGCTGCTTGGGGGTGCACGCCAGGCCTCGGAACGTGCGGACGCACTGGTAGAACAGGGCGATCGAATCCTGGAGCTCCTCAAGGAAAACAGGGAGAAGGTGGAGGGCATGCTTAAACGCATTGCCGAAAACGGTGAAGAAAGCCTCGCCTTCCATCAGGACGTGGCCGGTGTGGAAGGTGTCTGCGGAGACATCGAGCGGGTCATGAAGAGCATTGAGACTGTCAACATCAAGACCAGCATGCTCGCCGTCAGTGGTGGAATCGAAGCGGCCCGAGCCGGAGAGTTCGGTGACGGCTTCGTTGTCGTGGCCAACGACATCCGCAATCTGTCCCATGATGCCGCTGAGAACGCCGAACAGGTTGGCGAGGTGGTGGGTAATGCCCGTGGTCAGGTGGATGCTTCGCAGCACCTGTTCGACACCCTGGCGCGTGATTTTTCCGGCGATGCCGAGCGTTATCAGGAGATCATCGAAAGCATCGAGTTGGTGGAAAAGCGCATCAGTGGCGTCGTGACCGGCAACCGTGAAAGCGCCCAGGCGTCCCACGAGATCCGCAATGCGGTGGAAGAAGCCAAGACAGCGGTGGAGCAGATTGCTTCGGCGGCAACCCAGGCGGATCAGTCCAGTTCCGAGGCGGCTGCGGCGGCTCGACAGCAGGGGCAGGGTGCACGTGAGTTGGCTCGTGCCGCGGAAGAGATCGCCGGTCTGGCCGACGAGTTGCAGGCCCTGTAA
- a CDS encoding chemotaxis protein CheW, with translation MSTHAEDVSDGTEPSREARTAVEAAARDDSLESYDDRQTTMASEMSQYLAFDVCGREMALPLEMIGEIIRPPAITPVPLSPDCLPGVFSLRGSVLPVLCLRRVAGDEEAEDDEGQRILVVRCQPKLGLRVDRVHRVFQAPAPLRRERGEDGDGAGTSEDSPGGLMTRGAIQDQSRILQLLDVDAVLDHQLGAWQQGGVMAAENDASPLAGSDMESASRSQVAEQIVVSVRVDGQDFGLDALPVREILDCPEEISPVPRAPQGMLGLAALRGATVPLFSLRRLLDFPEAAGGRRVVILPVGDAGLSIGLVVDDVNEVLRIPEDDIGPVPQLGGEQAREFSGVYRPSSVSASEERSNTGLLTLIDVDAFLSVHRLVEMAEKMIDQKSEKGTDKNMRAGNSEAAAMQQYVIFELDGQSFGAPIEIVKEILRLPETLTGVPSAGARVEGVINLRGRVLPVVDMRRRFGLPVSERNESQRVLVLELQGQRAGFIVDSVSEVLKVAEEQVSDARELAASRADWVAAVIRREGDAGMVLVVDRSRLLAPEDLAELEAVS, from the coding sequence ATGTCGACCCATGCAGAAGATGTATCCGACGGTACAGAGCCGTCCAGGGAGGCCAGGACGGCCGTCGAAGCCGCTGCCAGGGATGACTCGCTGGAGTCCTACGACGACCGACAGACCACCATGGCATCAGAGATGTCGCAGTATCTCGCCTTTGATGTCTGTGGGCGGGAAATGGCGCTGCCGCTGGAGATGATCGGTGAAATCATCCGCCCACCAGCCATCACCCCGGTGCCGCTCAGCCCCGATTGTCTGCCGGGGGTCTTCAGTCTTCGGGGCAGTGTGTTGCCCGTGCTCTGCCTGCGTCGTGTGGCCGGAGACGAGGAAGCCGAAGATGACGAGGGGCAGCGCATTCTGGTTGTTCGCTGCCAGCCGAAACTGGGCCTTCGTGTCGACCGGGTTCATCGCGTATTTCAGGCGCCCGCCCCCCTTCGTCGAGAGCGTGGCGAGGATGGCGATGGGGCGGGAACATCGGAGGACAGCCCGGGTGGTCTGATGACCCGGGGCGCGATTCAGGATCAATCCCGCATTCTCCAGTTGCTGGATGTCGACGCCGTACTGGATCACCAGCTGGGGGCATGGCAGCAAGGCGGTGTCATGGCGGCGGAAAATGATGCCAGCCCGCTAGCGGGCAGTGACATGGAGTCTGCGTCCCGCAGTCAGGTCGCCGAACAGATCGTGGTCAGCGTACGTGTGGATGGGCAGGATTTCGGTCTGGATGCCTTGCCGGTGCGCGAGATACTCGATTGTCCCGAAGAGATCAGCCCGGTACCCAGGGCACCGCAGGGCATGCTGGGCCTGGCCGCCTTGCGGGGTGCCACCGTCCCATTGTTCAGCCTGCGTCGCCTGCTGGACTTCCCGGAAGCGGCCGGTGGACGACGTGTGGTGATTCTGCCGGTGGGCGACGCCGGGCTTTCCATTGGCCTGGTGGTGGATGATGTCAATGAAGTTCTGCGCATCCCGGAAGATGATATCGGTCCGGTGCCTCAGCTGGGTGGTGAACAGGCTCGGGAGTTTTCCGGTGTTTACCGGCCATCGTCGGTCTCGGCCAGCGAGGAACGAAGTAACACAGGCCTGCTGACCCTGATTGATGTGGATGCCTTCCTTTCTGTTCACCGCCTTGTGGAGATGGCGGAGAAGATGATTGATCAGAAGAGTGAAAAAGGCACTGACAAGAACATGCGAGCAGGCAACAGCGAGGCAGCCGCCATGCAGCAATATGTGATTTTCGAGCTTGACGGGCAGTCGTTCGGAGCGCCGATTGAAATCGTCAAGGAAATTCTCAGGCTTCCCGAAACACTCACGGGCGTGCCGAGTGCGGGTGCTCGTGTGGAAGGTGTCATCAATCTGCGCGGCCGTGTTCTTCCCGTGGTGGACATGCGTAGACGATTCGGCTTACCAGTCAGTGAACGCAATGAATCGCAACGGGTGCTGGTTCTGGAGCTGCAGGGACAAAGGGCCGGCTTCATCGTGGATTCGGTCAGTGAAGTACTGAAGGTTGCCGAGGAGCAGGTCAGTGATGCCCGTGAACTCGCGGCGTCCAGGGCAGACTGGGTCGCGGCCGTCATCCGACGGGAAGGTGATGCGGGGATGGTGCTGGTCGTGGACAGGAGCCGGCTTCTGGCGCCGGAAGACCTGGCAGAGCTGGAGGCGGTCAGCTGA
- a CDS encoding XRE family transcriptional regulator — protein sequence MTARNAEFEPEAFRERLNSLGQRFRNRKTMAQAAGVSTDALSRYLRGDNQPPVGAMARLAIACNVSLDWLATGRGSCDHEDFRIPPLDTDGSESSGRHSPASLPGLSLRREWVVQALQAPPEDLAVCLVQDESMSPLLKTGDVMVIDRERGEGPRHDGIYALSLQDAFLVKRIQHKPGQKIEFHSEHPGYQSFEMELNALKAGRIRIHGRVIWCGRRMF from the coding sequence ATGACCGCAAGGAATGCAGAATTCGAACCGGAGGCGTTTCGCGAGCGCCTGAATTCCCTCGGACAGCGCTTCCGAAACAGGAAGACCATGGCCCAGGCGGCCGGCGTCTCGACGGACGCACTCAGCCGCTATTTGAGGGGAGACAACCAGCCCCCGGTCGGTGCCATGGCGAGACTGGCCATTGCCTGCAATGTGTCTCTTGACTGGCTGGCAACCGGGCGCGGCAGCTGTGACCATGAGGACTTTCGCATCCCGCCACTGGATACCGACGGCAGTGAAAGCAGCGGACGACATTCACCGGCCAGCCTCCCCGGCCTGTCGCTTCGCCGCGAGTGGGTGGTGCAGGCCCTGCAGGCGCCCCCCGAAGATCTCGCCGTCTGCCTGGTACAGGATGAGAGCATGAGTCCGCTACTGAAAACCGGCGATGTCATGGTCATCGACAGGGAGCGAGGCGAAGGCCCCCGACACGACGGCATCTACGCCCTGAGCCTCCAGGACGCCTTTCTGGTCAAGCGGATACAGCACAAGCCCGGACAGAAAATCGAATTCCACAGTGAACACCCCGGTTACCAGAGCTTCGAGATGGAGCTGAATGCACTCAAGGCCGGCCGCATCCGCATTCACGGCCGCGTGATCTGGTGCGGCCGGCGCATGTTCTGA
- a CDS encoding chemotaxis protein CheA, with protein sequence MNQADDVSATETDPLLAQFVVEAREQLQSAADGLLVLEQQPRERAAVDAVFRSLHTVKGGAGLFEAPALNRLLHETEQLLHGLRTGELEPDADFVDLLLEAVDQTQAWVDQMAEGGVSNLSGSERAERLVKRIASVLGEGVLASQATPSDHGSPPDVQINPNAMACFPVAALIRSFVHQFKAGASDLRLIRLEPDPEAFLKGRDPLAWAMELPGFLALGVEAAEVPEDLSEMDTFRFNLTLSLLTSADTGTLQQFADRSGIPVEIMTVPIDSLLRLDGDPRPLTAEDDLLDALDDAICRHDGDALERAITVGMNLFGNGLWVYRGLEWLSALQDLGEIPVAWKRAVVEAMKRRCQPCMEDGAGSGVNDDEAWSLPDGGGGLFLSEPSADSTATAEMDPAMVGLFDDAPGMPSEAQVGNSPEVVGTGSEVSEQKVEAGAGNDSGVQAQSRKGPAHVHVDTQRLDQLGELVGELIVARNGLPYLARRAEQDHGSRQLSREIKEQAQLLERVTGELQRAVSAVQMQPVATTFQRFRRLTRDIARKLDKQVELVLEGEGTQADRQVLAAMVDPLTHLVRNSLDHGIESLEERRAAGKPDRGRLLLRARHSGDWLRLEVADDGRGLDPERIAAMALEKGIVSAEELDGMDERERQKLIFAPGFSTADAVSEVSGRGVGMDAVRDTVEALDGQIDLDSVPGEGSCVTLSLPLSMAVTRVLLAHCGRQQLGIPIEAVVEIVRRSPADIQKVSHQPVIMVREEVLPVLDLNQHLGIEPPEETQEPDAVASFVLLHWQSRRVALRVDDVGEDMEVVVKPLEGLLRQSDLFTGHALLGDGRILFILDMKGLLT encoded by the coding sequence GTGAATCAGGCTGATGATGTCAGTGCTACGGAAACGGATCCCCTGCTTGCACAGTTCGTGGTGGAGGCACGGGAGCAGTTGCAGTCGGCCGCTGACGGCCTGCTGGTTCTGGAGCAACAACCCCGTGAGCGGGCAGCCGTGGATGCGGTGTTCCGCAGTCTCCATACGGTCAAGGGTGGCGCAGGCCTGTTCGAGGCACCGGCACTCAACCGCCTGCTCCACGAAACAGAGCAGCTCTTGCATGGGCTTCGCACGGGCGAGCTTGAGCCTGATGCTGATTTCGTGGATCTGTTGCTGGAGGCGGTGGATCAGACTCAGGCCTGGGTCGATCAAATGGCGGAGGGGGGCGTATCGAACCTGAGTGGGTCCGAGCGTGCAGAGCGGCTGGTCAAACGTATTGCTTCCGTGCTGGGCGAAGGTGTTCTGGCATCACAGGCAACGCCTTCCGATCATGGATCGCCTCCGGATGTGCAGATCAATCCGAATGCCATGGCCTGCTTCCCGGTAGCTGCGTTGATCCGCAGCTTCGTCCATCAGTTCAAGGCGGGGGCATCGGATCTTAGGCTGATCCGGCTGGAGCCGGATCCGGAGGCTTTCCTGAAGGGGCGAGATCCTCTGGCCTGGGCCATGGAACTGCCGGGGTTTCTGGCATTGGGCGTGGAGGCTGCCGAGGTGCCTGAAGACCTTTCCGAGATGGACACTTTTCGCTTTAATCTCACGCTTTCGCTGCTCACCTCAGCAGATACCGGGACGTTACAGCAGTTCGCCGATCGTTCAGGAATCCCGGTTGAGATAATGACGGTACCCATTGATTCGTTGCTGCGTCTGGACGGTGACCCACGTCCGTTGACCGCGGAAGATGATCTGCTGGATGCCCTCGATGACGCCATCTGCCGACACGATGGTGACGCCCTTGAGCGTGCCATTACAGTGGGCATGAACCTATTTGGTAATGGCCTTTGGGTGTATCGGGGCCTGGAATGGTTGAGTGCGCTACAGGACCTGGGAGAAATCCCGGTGGCATGGAAGCGGGCCGTGGTTGAGGCCATGAAGCGCCGCTGTCAGCCCTGCATGGAAGATGGGGCTGGCAGCGGCGTCAATGACGACGAGGCCTGGTCGCTGCCGGATGGCGGCGGCGGCCTGTTCCTGTCGGAACCGAGTGCCGATTCAACGGCCACGGCGGAGATGGATCCGGCCATGGTCGGTTTGTTTGATGACGCCCCTGGAATGCCGTCTGAGGCACAGGTCGGGAATTCCCCGGAAGTTGTCGGCACGGGATCGGAGGTTTCAGAACAAAAGGTGGAGGCCGGAGCTGGTAACGACTCCGGTGTTCAAGCGCAGTCTCGGAAGGGGCCGGCGCATGTGCATGTGGACACCCAGCGCCTGGATCAGCTGGGTGAGCTGGTGGGCGAACTGATTGTGGCGCGCAATGGTTTGCCTTATCTGGCACGCCGAGCGGAACAGGATCACGGGTCCCGCCAGCTCTCACGAGAGATCAAGGAGCAGGCTCAGCTATTGGAGCGAGTGACCGGAGAACTTCAGAGGGCGGTGTCGGCAGTGCAGATGCAGCCGGTGGCGACCACCTTCCAGCGCTTTCGTCGGCTGACACGCGACATTGCACGCAAGCTGGACAAGCAGGTCGAACTGGTGCTGGAGGGGGAGGGTACCCAGGCGGATCGTCAGGTGCTCGCGGCCATGGTTGACCCCCTCACGCACCTTGTACGAAACAGTCTGGATCATGGGATCGAGTCACTGGAGGAACGACGTGCCGCTGGCAAGCCGGATCGTGGCCGACTGTTGTTGCGGGCCAGGCATTCGGGCGACTGGTTGCGGCTGGAAGTAGCCGATGACGGCCGAGGCCTGGATCCGGAGCGGATTGCTGCCATGGCGCTCGAGAAAGGCATTGTCAGTGCAGAAGAACTGGACGGCATGGATGAGAGAGAAAGGCAGAAACTCATTTTCGCGCCAGGTTTCTCCACGGCGGACGCTGTTTCGGAAGTCTCTGGCCGAGGTGTTGGCATGGACGCCGTTCGCGACACCGTGGAGGCGTTGGATGGACAGATCGACCTGGACAGCGTCCCTGGAGAAGGCAGCTGTGTGACCTTATCCCTTCCGCTCTCCATGGCGGTCACTCGGGTATTGCTGGCCCATTGCGGGCGGCAGCAGCTGGGGATACCCATTGAGGCCGTCGTCGAGATCGTACGCCGCAGTCCCGCCGACATTCAGAAGGTTAGCCATCAGCCGGTGATCATGGTTCGGGAGGAAGTCTTGCCAGTGCTTGATCTCAACCAGCACCTGGGGATCGAGCCACCGGAAGAAACGCAGGAGCCGGACGCGGTGGCCAGTTTCGTTCTCCTGCACTGGCAGTCCCGGCGTGTTGCCCTTCGTGTGGATGACGTGGGTGAAGACATGGAGGTGGTGGTCAAGCCACTGGAAGGGCTGCTCAGGCAAAGTGACCTGTTCACCGGTCATGCCTTGTTGGGTGATGGGCGAATACTTTTCATCCTGGATATGAAGGGGCTACTGACATGA